One Salvia splendens isolate huo1 chromosome 22, SspV2, whole genome shotgun sequence DNA segment encodes these proteins:
- the LOC121786580 gene encoding uncharacterized protein LOC121786580: MELAWFWLTVMAILAGSLVSLATKTKRLPPGPKGIPILGHLHMMGKNPHQDLQRITKDHGSIMYMRFGFAPIIIVSSPEAAELFLKTDDLVFASRPPHQASKYLSWDQRNLAFGAYGLYWRNMRKLCTLELLSTLKINSFRPMRREELAHFVESLKEASRQHVAVDLTAKVSSLTAEMSCRMVFGKKYADKDIDERGFKSVIHEGMKLGAVPNLSDYFPFLGVLDLQGLIRKMKALAKVYDDFFEKVIEDHVRAGDRPEQAKDIVDTMMSIMQSGVCEFQFDRRNIKAMMLDLLAGSMDTAAASVEWILSELLRNPTVMKKVQKELEQVVGLKRMVEESDLDQLEYLDMVVKETFRLHPVAPLLIPHYSREDSKVSGYDIPKGSRILINTYAIGRDPNVWTDPEMFIPERFIGSDIDVKGQHFQLLPFGSGRRGCPGMQLGLIQVRLIVSQLVHCFDWQLPNDMSPTDLDMSEEFGLVVSRANHLMAIPTFRLHTWFWLTVVATLAGSLVLLATRRKKKLPPGPKGIPILGHLSMLGKNPHQDLHKIAKDYGPIMYMQFGFAPIIVVSSPEAAELFLKTHDLVFASRPPHQAAKYLSWGQRNLVFGAYSPYWRNMRKLCTLELLSTLKINSFRPMRREELAHFVESVKEASRQHVAVDLSAKVWSLTAETGCRMVFGKKYDDKDIDERGFKTVIQEVMKLAAAPNLGDYFPFLGVLDLQGLTRKMKALAEVFDDFFEKIIEDHVRARDRHDQTKDIVDTMMSIMQSGECEFQFDRRHIKAIMLDLLIGSMDTAAASVEWILSELLRNPAVMKKLQKELQRVVGLKRMVEESDLDQLEYLDMVVKETFRLHPVAPLLIPHYAREDSKVNGYDIPKGARIIVNTYAIGRDPNVWIDPEMFIPERFTGSDIDVKGQHFQLLPFGSGRRSCPGIQLGLIQVQLIVSQLVHCFDWQLPNDTSSKELDMDEEFGLVVSRANHLMAIPTFRLQN, encoded by the exons atggaacTTGCTTGGTTTTGGCTTACAGTTATGGCCATTTTAGCTGGCTCCTTAGTTTCGTTGGCGACGAAGACGAAGAGGCTGCCTCCCGGTCCGAAAGGGATCCCTATTCTGGGACATCTACACATGATGGGGAAGAATCCCCACCAAGATCTGCAAAGGATTACCAAAGACCACGGCTCGATTATGTACATGCGATTCGGGTTCGCTCCAATCATCATCGTTTCATCTCCTGAGGCAGCTGAGCTTTTCCTCAAAACAGATGATCTTGTTTTTGCCAGCAGACCACCTCATCAGGCTTCTAAGTATCTCTCATGGGATCAGAGGAATCTGGCATTCGGGGCTTATGGTCTGTATTGGCGCAACATGCGCAAGCTATGCACCTTGGAGCTGCTCAGCACCCTCAAGATCAATTCTTTCCGGCCTATGAGAAGGGAAGAGCTTGCTCATTTCGTTGAATCTCTCAAGGAAGCATCCCGACAACATGTTGCTGTCGATCTTACTGCCAAGGTCTCGTCCCTGACCGCGGAGATGAGCTGCAGAATGGTGTTTGGCAAGAAATATGCTGACAAAGACATAGATGAGAGAGGCTTCAAAAGTGTGATCCATGAAGGGATGAAACTAGGAGCAGTTCCCAATTTGAGTGATTACTTCCCTTTCCTTGGAGTCTTGGACCTTCAAGGGCTGATAAGGAAGATGAAGGCACTCGCAAAAGTTTACGATGATTTCTTTGAGAAGGTTATAGAGGACCATGTTCGAGCAGGGGATCGTCCTGAGCAGGCCAAAGACATTGTTGATACCATGATGTCCATAATGCAAAGTGGGGTATGTGAGTTTCAGTTCGACCGACGTAACATCAAGGCTATGATGCTG GACTTGCTCGCAGGTTCAATGGACACAGCAGCAGCATCAGTGGAGTGGATACTCTCCGAACTGTTGAGAAATCCAACAGTTATGAAGAAAGTACAGAAAGAGTTGGAACAAGTTGTGGGATTGAAGAGGATGGTTGAGGAGTCTGACCTCGACCAGCTCGAATATCTCGACATGGTTGTGAAGGAAACCTTTAGGCTGCATCCAGTGGCTCCGCTGTTGATTCCTCACTATTCCAGGGAAGACAGCAAGGTTAGCGGCTATGACATACCGAAAGGGTCAAGAATACTCATCAACACATATGCAATTGGGCGCGATCCAAATGTGTGGACTGATCCGGAGATGTTCATTCCAGAGAGGTTCATTGGCAGTGACATTGATGTTAAGGGACAGCATTTCCAGCTCCTCCCATTTGGGTCTGGGAGGAGAGGTTGCCCTGGAATGCAACTGGGACTCATCCAAGTTCGACTGATCGTGTCACAATTAGTCCACTGCTTTGATTGGCAGCTGCCAAATGATATGTCGCCAACGGACCTGGACATGAGTGAGGAATTTGGCCTTGTTGTTTCAAGGGCCAATCATCTCATGGCAATCCCTACCTTTCGGTTGCA TACTTGGTTTTGGCTTACCGTCGTGGCCACTTTAGCTGGTTCTTTGGTTTTGTTGgcgacgaggaggaagaagaagctgCCTCCAGGTCCAAAAGGGATCCCTATTTTGGGACATCTAAGCATGCTGGGGAAGAATCCTCACCAGGACCTGCACAAGATTGCCAAAGACTATGGCCCGATTATGTACATGCAATTCGGATTCGCTCCAATCATCGTCGTTTCATCTCCTGAGGCAGCTGAGCTTTTCCTCAAGACACACGATCTTGTTTTTGCCAGCAGACCACCTCACCAGGCTGCTAAGTATCTCTCATGGGGTCAGAGGAATCTGGTATTTGGGGCTTACAGTCCATATTGGCGGAACATGCGCAAGCTATGCACCTTAGAGCTTCTCAGCACGCTAAAGATCAATTCTTTCCGACCTATGAGAAGGGAAGAGCTTGCGCATTTTgttgaatccgtcaaggaagctTCCAGACAACATGTTGCTGTCGATCTTAGTGCCAAGGTCTGGTCCCTGACTGCAGAGACGGGCTGCAGGATGGTGTTTGGCAAGAAATATGATGACAAAGACATAGATGAGAGAGGCTTCAAAACTGTGATCCAAGAAGTGATGAAACTAGCAGCAGCTCCCAATTTGGGTGATTACTTTCCTTTCCTTGGAGTCTTGGATCTCCAAGGACTGACAAGGAAGATGAAGGCACTCGCAGAAGTTTTTGATGATTTCTTTGAGAAAATTATAGAAGACCATGTTCGAGCAAGGGATCGTCATGACCAGACCAAAGATATCGTTGATACCATGATGTCCATTATGCAGAGTGGAGAATGCGAATTTCAGTTCGACCGGCGACATATCAAGGCCATTATGCTG GACTTGCTCATAGGTTCAATGGACACAGCAGCAGCATCAGTTGAGTGGATACTCTCAGAGCTGTTGAGAAACCCAGCAGTTATGAAGAAACTACAGAAAGAGTTGCAACGAGTGGTGGGATTGAAGAGGATGGTTGAAGAGTCAGACCTGGACCAACTCGAATATCTAGACATGGTTGTAAAGGAAACCTTCAGGCTGCATCCAGTGGCTCCACTGCTGATTCCTCACTACGCAAGGGAAGACAGCAAGGTTAATGGATATGACATACCGAAGGGAGCAAGAATAATTGTAAACACTTATGCAATTGGGCGAGATCCAAATGTATGGATTGATCCCGAGATGTTCATTCCGGAGAGGTTCACTGGCAGTGACATTGATGTTAAGGGACAACATTTCCAGCTCCTCCCATTTGGCTCTGGGAGGAGAAGTTGCCCCGGAATCCAACTGGGGCTCATTCAagtgcagttgatcgtgtcaCAATTAGTCCACTGCTTTGACTGGCAGCTGCCAAATGATACGTCGTCAAAGGAGCTGGATATGGATGAGGAGTTTGGCCTTGTTGTTTCAAGGGCCAATCATCTCATGGCAATCCCTACCTTTCGGTTGCAGAACTAG
- the LOC121786581 gene encoding cytochrome P450 71AU50-like codes for MELTWFWLTVITILAGSLVSLVTRRKKKKTGRLPPCPKGIPILGHLHMLGENPHQDLQRIAKDHGPIMYMRFGFAPIIVVSSPEAAEFFLKKHDLVFASRPPHEGSKIASWDQRNLTFAAYGPYWRNMRKLCTLELLSTLKINSFRPMRREELAHFVESVQEVSQQLVAVDLSAKVSSLTAEMSCRMVFGKKFADKDIDERGFKTVIQETMKLAATPNLGDYFPFLGLLDLQGLTRKMKAIAKVFDVFFEKVIEDHVRAGDRPEQAKDIVDTMMSIMQSGECEFQFDRRNIKAIMMDLLIGSMDTAAASVEWILSELLRNPTVMKKVQKELEQVVGLKRMVEESDLDQLEYLDMVVKETFRLHPVGPLLIPHYSREDSKVNGYDIPKGSRILINTYAIGRDPNVWSDPEMFIPERFIGSDIDVKGQHFQLLPFGSGRRSCPGMQLGLIQVRLIVSHLVHCFDWQLPNDMSPTDLDMNEEFGLVVSRANHLMAIPTFRLHT; via the exons ATGGAACTTACATGGTTTTGGCTTACGGTTATAACCATTTTAGCAGGTTCTTTAGTTTCGTTGgtgacgaggaggaagaagaagaagacgggGAGATTGCCTCCCTGTCCAAAAGGGATCCCTATTCTGGGACATCTACACATGCTGGGGGAGAATCCTCACCAAGATCTCCAGAGGATTGCCAAAGACCACGGCCCCATCATGTACATGCGATTCGGGTTCGCTCCAATCATCGTCGTTTCATCTCCTGAAGCAGCTGAGTTTTTCCTCAAGAAGCATGACCTTGTTTTTGCTAGCAGACCACCTCATGAGGGTTCTAAAATTGCCTCATGGGATCAGAGGAACCTAACATTTGCAGCTTACGGTCCGTATTGGAGGAACATGCGCAAGCTATGCACCTTAGAGCTTCTCAGCACGCTAAAGATCAATTCTTTCCGACCTATGAGAAGGGAAGAGCTTGCGCATTTTGTTGAATCCGTCCAGGAAGTATCCCAACAACTCGTTGCTGTCGATCTTAGTGCCAAGGTCTCGTCCCTGACCGCAGAGATGAGCTGCAGAATGGTGTTTGGCAAGAAATTTGCCGACAAAGACATAGATGAGAGAGGCTTCAAAACTGTGATCCAAGAAACGATGAAACTAGCAGCAACTCCCAATTTGGGTGATTACTTTCCTTTCCTTGGACTCTTAGATTTGCAAGGGCTGACAAGGAAGATGAAGGCAATTGCAAAAgtttttgatgttttctttgaGAAAGTTATAGAAGACCATGTTCGAGCAGGGGATCGTCCTGAGCAGGCCAAGGACATTGTTGATACCATGATGTCCATAATGCAAAGTGGAGAATGTGAGTTTCAGTTCGACCGACGTAATATCAAGGCCATTATGATG GACTTGCTCATAGGTTCAATGGACACGGCAGCAGCATCAGTTGAGTGGATACTCTCCGAACTGTTGAGAAATCCAACAGTTATGAAGAAAGTACAGAAAGAGTTGGAACAAGTTGTGGGATTGAAGAGGATGGTTGAGGAGTCTGACCTCGACCAGCTCGAATATCTCGACATGGTTGTGAAGGAAACCTTTAGGCTGCATCCAGTTGGTCCACTGTTGATTCCTCACTATTCCAGGGAAGACAGCAAGGTTAATGGCTATGACATACCGAAAGGTTCAAGAATACTCATCAACACATACGCAATTGGGCGCGATCCAAATGTATGGAGTGATCCGGAGATGTTCATTCCAGAAAGGTTCATTGGCAGTGACATTGATGTTAAGGGACAGCATTTCCAGCTCCTCCCATTTGGGTCTGGGAGGAGAAGTTGCCCCGGAATGCAACTGGGACTCATCCAAGTTCGACTGATCGTGTCACATTTAGTCCACTGCTTCGATTGGCAGCTGCCAAATGATATGTCGCCAACGGACCTGGACATGAATGAGGAATTTGGCCTTGTTGTTTCAAGGGCCAATCATCTCATGGCAATCCCTACCTTTCGGTTGCATACCTAG